Proteins found in one Anopheles aquasalis chromosome 3, idAnoAquaMG_Q_19, whole genome shotgun sequence genomic segment:
- the LOC126578292 gene encoding tubulin alpha-8 chain-like, producing MREVISIQIGQAGCQIGDACWQLFTTEHGVQPDGMMAPNMEMEENMAAFFQDTKTGRVVPRSIFIDLEESVIDAIGKSPYKQLYHPQYMIMGKEDAANNFARGHYTVGKQILERVSDTMRKLTEQCGGLQGFLIFHSFGGGTGSGFTSLLLDHISTEFAKKCKLQFAVYPAPMISTSVVEPYNSVLCTHGTMNTSDCCFIMDNEATYEICSKTLQIDRPKYSDLNALVAQVVSSATASLRFNGTMNVDLNEFQTNLVPYPRVHYPLVSYAPLVSASKVSHESSSVAEITNACFTAENTMVRCDPRMGKYMACCMLFRGDVVPKDTNAAVAAIKTKRHINFVDWCPTGFKIGINNQPPWVLPGSELARPKRAVCMLSNSTAISTAWARLSHKYDLMYRKRAFVHWYVGEGMEEGEFAEAREDLACLERDYEEVGGDTVEEGDEYDYGNDEF from the exons atG CGTGAAGTTATTTCCATCCAGATTGGTCAGGCCGGTTGCCAGATCGGGGACGCATGTTGGCAACTTTTCACCACCGAGCACGGAGTCCAGCCCGATGGGATGATGGCACCgaacatggaaatggaagagaaCATGGCGGCCTTCTTCCAAGACACGAAAACAGGACGCGTCGTACCGCGCAGCATCTTCATCGATCTCGAAGAGTCAGTGATCGATGCTATTGGCAAGAGCCCCTACAAGCAGCTGTACCATCCGCAGTACATGATCATGGGCAAGGAGGATGCTGCCAATAACTTTGCGCGTGGCCACTACACCGTTGGCAAGCAAATCCTCGAGCGGGTCTCGGATACGATGCGCAAGCTGACGGAGCAGTGCGGAGGACTACAAGGCTTCCTGATTTTCCactcgttcggtggtggcactggcTCCGGTTTTACGTCACTGTTGCTCGATCACATCTCGACGGAATTTGCGAAAAAGTGTAAGCTCCAGTTCGCCGTCTACCCGGCCCCCATGATATCGACCTCAGTCGTTGAACCCTACAACAGTGTGCTGTGTACGCACGGAACGATGAATACGTCCGATTGCTGCTTCATCATGGACAATGAGGCCACATACGAGATATGCTCCAAGACGCTCCAGATCGATCGTCCGAAGTATAGCGATTTGAACGCCCTGGTTGCGCAGGTTGTATCATCGGCCACGGCTTCCTTGCGCTTCAATGGGACAATGAACGTTGATCTGAACGAGTTCCAAACTAATTTGGTACCCTATCCGCGGGTACACTATCCGCTCGTGTCCTACGCACCGCTCGTGTCTGCTTCGAAAGTATCGCACGAAAGCAGCTCAGTGGCCGAGATCACGAATGCTTGCTTCACGGCCGAGAATACGATGGTAAGGTGCGATCCTCGGATGGGCAAGTATATGGCCTGCTGTATGCTTTTCCGAGGTGATGTGGTTCCCAAGGACACGAACGCGGCGGTTGCCGCCATCAAAACCAAGAGGCACATCAATTTTGTCGATTGGTGTCCTACCGGATTCAAGATTGGCATCAACAATCAGCCTCCCTGGGTGCTGCCGGGAAGTGAGTTGGCGCGGCCAAAGCGTGCCGTCTGTATGCTCTCGAACTCGACCGCCATTTCGACGGCTTGGGCCAGGCTTAGCCATAAATACGATCTCATGTACCGGAAGCGTGCCTTCGTACACTGGTACGTCGGTGAGGGCATGGAGGAAGGCGAATTTGCGGAGGCTCGCGAGGATCTAGCCTGTCTCGAGAGGGACTACGAAGAGGTGGGCGGCGATACGGTAGAGGAAGGCGATGAGTATGATTATGGTAATGATGAGTTTTAA
- the LOC126578293 gene encoding tubulin alpha-8 chain-like — translation MREVISIQIGQAGCQIGDACWQLFTTEHGVQPDGMMAPNMEMEENMAAFFQDTKTGRVVPRSIFIDLEESVIDAIGKSPYKQLYHPQYMIMGKEDAANNFARGHYTVGKQILERVSDTMRKLTEQCGGLQGFLIFHSFGGGTGSGFTSLLLDHISTEFAKKCKLQFAVYPAPMISTSVVEPYNSVLCTHGTMNTSDCCFIMDNEATYEICSKTLQIDRPKYSDLNALVAQVVSSATASLRFNGTMNVDLNEFQTNLVPYPRVHYPLVSYAPLVSASKVSHESSSVAEITNACFTAENTMVRCDPRMGKYMACCMLFRGDVVPKDTNAAVAAIKTKRHINFVDWCPTGFKIGINNQPPWVLPGSELARPKRAVCMLSNSTAISTAWARLSHKYDLMYRKRAFVHWYVGEGMEEGEFAEAREDLACLERDYEEVGGDTVEEGDEYDYGNDEF, via the exons atG CGTGAAGTAATTTCCATCCAGATTGGTCAGGCCGGTTGCCAGATCGGGGACGCATGTTGGCAACTTTTCACCACCGAGCACGGAGTCCAGCCCGATGGGATGATGGCACCgaacatggaaatggaagagaaCATGGCGGCCTTCTTCCAAGACACGAAAACAGGACGCGTCGTACCGCGCAGCATCTTCATCGATCTCGAAGAGTCAGTGATCGATGCTATTGGCAAGAGCCCCTACAAGCAGCTGTACCATCCGCAGTACATGATCATGGGCAAGGAGGATGCTGCCAATAACTTTGCGCGTGGCCACTACACCGTTGGCAAGCAAATCCTCGAGCGGGTCTCGGATACGATGCGCAAGCTGACGGAGCAGTGCGGAGGACTACAAGGCTTCCTGATTTTCCactcgttcggtggtggcactggcTCCGGTTTTACGTCACTGTTGCTCGATCACATCTCGACGGAATTTGCGAAAAAGTGTAAGCTCCAGTTCGCCGTCTACCCGGCCCCCATGATATCGACCTCAGTCGTTGAACCCTACAACAGTGTGCTGTGTACGCACGGAACGATGAATACGTCCGATTGCTGCTTCATCATGGACAATGAGGCCACATACGAGATATGCTCCAAGACGCTCCAGATCGATCGTCCGAAGTATAGCGATTTGAACGCTTTGGTTGCACAGGTTGTATCATCGGCCACGGCTTCCTTGCGCTTCAATGGGACAATGAACGTTGATCTGAATGAGTTCCAAACTAATTTGGTACCCTATCCGCGGGTACACTATCCGCTCGTGTCCTACGCACCGCTCGTGTCTGCTTCGAAAGTATCGCACGAAAGCAGCTCAGTGGCCGAGATCACGAATGCTTGCTTCACGGCCGAGAACACGATGGTAAGGTGCGATCCTCGGATGGGCAAGTATATGGCCTGCTGTATGCTTTTCCGAGGTGATGTGGTTCCCAAGGACACGAACGCGGCGGTTGCCGCCATCAAAACCAAGAGGCACATCAACTTTGTCGATTGGTGTCCTACCGGATTCAAGATTGGCATCAACAATCAGCCTCCCTGGGTGTTGCCGGGAAGTGAGTTGGCGCGGCCAAAGCGTGCCGTCTGTATGCTCTCGAACTCGACCGCCATTTCGACGGCTTGGGCCAGGCTTAGCCATAAATACGATCTCATGTACCGGAAGCGTGCCTTCGTACACTGGTACGTCGGTGAGGGCATGGAGGAAGGCGAATTTGCGGAGGCTCGCGAGGATCTAGCCTGTCTCGAGAGGGACTACGAAGAGGTGGGCGGCGATACGGTAGAGGAAGGCGATGAGTATGATTATGGTAATGATGAGTTTTAA
- the LOC126578284 gene encoding uncharacterized protein LOC126578284: MSEEELFFSAIGTDNVNHFDLNVIANTLASTDRLVRQNKQQREENDKLKEKIVALRESALQIKTLYETESAKVARYDGQIESYASQLRELEQQKLHAESERLVAEDRLEKLQANTERRIEQTARRYHAICCDMVRLCLPQHYTNQPPPELMSKSRDLVEHFANADKQGLPIQDDVRESIQQLAFKNRKRKKPQGRKECHDKECQIGPTLGAMREKATNTDPYPVRPIVHHCATDVADLEPTPIVVPPVQKKTVCDKSTMHAMTTITRATSTSAFIKRIDFGMNFPEVTHKSVDEILRECVPLPPLLLSPIKEIVPLRSTIETQTDTVGGASRQQPCVASCGTMTALKNIRKRIDYRASSPTEPLEGLRTFIKKEEHPDDRGAVHPHLSTLCRLLGETIYTMMETGRRFDMQRYNMLYDQLTIIRAMLEEDGRRESILMSAMFSNVRDPVVGRAAETTGYHRKDNRTTPFAATNPTAVNLGCVTSNDEGTSSDSSCGEELCSVVVAATVPPEPIVPSAIPEAEVEATSIPTIITKETPPVAVATAPLSQPEAKRVEEDDAQSIPTVNEQEPIAGTKQPEPELVTLLSTPSTTTTTTTSPVEEDAMDDDRIAQELRLMEEGDDVALEATAKAEQKPTPCSTAAVTETQTRSTTPPRSPPSPRSPPRTSRSSTSTATFVSPIKVKETNELVKDQFKTPTELPIGMRKKLRIRRSSDTSIGVSHPFKRPRLESCASTSGRLSPTSTDFLLEDDWDAKFSLMRAQLAPMGVTLCGSTPLSPIHDQSSDEMEEEEEGEEEKNSLETVQSDIIEEEAVAVDVPLESSRNVTGESDAGTIVAIESPPEAPVAREETLESMSPASPDPLPAEDVEMSVQVEVAETVKPTSIVSPEEGLLSPESPPPPCSVDQKLVELHIETQSPASPDPEPTDSPQSPIPLDVPLESPLSPPISSTSSADTEPPAPLVIPLKHEASQLLGKQFGKHGTGPLFRAIGEYSRECRHEVIRRMAGELQPEAKSAKEAIGEALQRYMESSDWTEDTVRETSKVVLERCQDATLIAQSILDLIVSRGDIITNMNFTPPAPPLPATQQKLVLLVRWIGRELRTLDRVILQDLNRRVFTFKAESVHLAGLLALTYMYVALEDSRPVERRRINTARLYIFKCLYYFGFKCIPLIHAVLRAFPLALPRMGSANFDNSDTLVNTIRTVLMNMKYGDETKTKGGTSAFYRKRDLFNLLSTHYGYQRGSPSYDELLVNLMDKLRANRLRNVSYSLILVAKRNGFEWARKHIIQNRLYPLLNEYLRQFEQSCRVVAETSSAASSSMMAAGLDDRIVACIFAVSSILKTQPSDEDVTGMMQIFTTIVQLAHRHPMIQEAAIAGLMRFSRFGHVGIYERLSMWYPTHQISDRLKLMLMTMVHRKDYIFWKMLAKKRIV; this comes from the exons ATGAGCGAAGAGGAACTTTTTTTTAGCGCCATCGGCACTGATAACGTGAATCATTTCGATCTCAATGTCATCGCCAACACACTGGCCAGCACGGATCGGCTGGTGCGCCAGaacaagcagcagcgcgaGGAGAATGAcaagctgaaggagaagatcgtGGCTCTGCGCGAGTCGGCACTGCAGATCAAAACCCTGTACGAGACGGAATCGGCCAAGGTGGCACGGTACGATGGCCAGATCGAGTCGTACGCCAGCCAGCTCCGGGAGCTGGAACAACAGAAGCTGCACGCCGAATCGGAGCGGCTAGTGGCGGAGGATAGGCTGGAGAAGCTCCAGGCAAACACGGAGCGCCGGATCGAACAGACCGCTCGCCGGTACCATGCGATCTGCTGCGACATGGTTCGCCTGTGCCTGCCGCAACACTACACCAATCAGCCACCGCCCGAGCTGATGTCCAAGTCACGGGATCTCGTGGAGCATTTTGCGAACGCAGACAAGCAAGGACTACCGATACAGGATGATGTACGGGAATCGATACAGCAGCTTGCCTTTAAGaaccggaaaaggaaaaagccgCAAGGCCGGAAAGAATGCCACGATAAGGAGTGTCAAATCGGGCCGACCCTCGGTGCGATGCGTGAGAAGGCCACCAACACCGATCCCTACCCGGTTCGGCCGATCGTTCATCACTGTGCAACGGATGTGGCCGATCTTGAGCCGACACCGATCGTCGTGCCGCCCGTGCAGAAGAAGACGGTTTGCGATAAAAGCACGATGCACGCCATGACGACGATCACACGTGCGACCAGCACGTCGGCGTTCATCAAGCGGATCGACTTCGGTATGAACTTCCCCGAGGTGACCCACAAATCCGTCGACGAGATATTGCGCGAGTGTGTCCcgctgccaccgttgttgCTCTCTCCGATCAAGGAAATCGTCCCACTGCGCAGCACCATCGAAACGCAGACGGACACGGTAGGCGGCGCCTCGCGCCAACAGCCATGCGTGGCCTCCTGTGGTACGATGACGGCATTGAAGAACATTCGCAAACGGATCGATTATCGGGCCTCATCGCCGACGGAACCACTGGAGGGGCTACGTACTTTCATCAAGAAGGAGGAACATCCGGATGACCGGGGAGCGGTGCATCCGCACCTGTCCACGCTTTGTCGGTTGCTGGGTGAAACGATCTACACGATGATGGAGACGGGCCGACGGTTCGATATGCAGCGGTACAACATGCTGTACGATCAGCTGACAATCATTCGCGCCATGCTGGAGGAAGACGGTCGCCGTGAGTCGATACTGATGAGTGCAATGTTCTCGAACGTCCGTGATCCGGTTGTTGGAAGGGCGGCCGAAACCACTGGCTACCATCGGAAGGATAACAGGACGACTCCTTTCGCGGCCACCAATCCTACCGCCGTCAATCTCGGCTGCGTCACGTCGAATGATGAAGGCACGAGCAGTGACAGTAGTTGTGGGGAAGAGCTTTGCAGTGTCGTGGTGGCAGCAACTGTCCCACCGGAACCAATCGTTCCGTCTGCGATCCCAGAAGCGGAAGTGGAAGCTACGTCCATTCCTACAATCATCACCAAAGAAACGCCACCGGTTGCCGTGGCTACTGCACCGCTATCACAACCCGAAGCGAAACGAGTAGAGGAAGATGATG CTCAAAGCATACCAACGGTGAATGAACAAGAACCGATAGCTGGCACAAAACAACCGGAACCAGAATTAGTGACGTTGCTTTCAACtccctcgaccaccaccaccacaacaacctcGCCGGTAGAGGAagatgccatggatgatgaTCGGATAGCGCAGGAACTGCGCCTCATGGAGGAAGGCGATGATGTGGCCCTGGAAGCAACGGCAAAGGCTGAACAAAAACCAACTCCCTGCTCAACGGCGGCTGTCACTGAGACGCAGACGCGATCAACGACACCACCTCgttctccaccttctcctcgttcACCTCCTCGGACTAGCAGGAGCTCAACTTCAACGGCAACTTTCGTGTCACCGATCAAGGTgaaggaaacgaacgaactggtCAAGGATCAGTTCAAGACGCCTACCGAACTGCCGATCGGTATGCGCAAAAAGTTACGCATCCGTCGATCATCTGATACGTCCATCGGTGTTTCTCATCCCTTTAAGCGACCACGGTTGGAATCTTGCGCGTCCACTAGTGGCCGCTTATCACCGACATCGACGGACTTTCTGCTGGAGGATGATTGGGATGCCAAGTTTTCCTTAATGCGTGCTCAGCTGGCACCGATGGGTGTTACGTTGTGTGGCTCGACTCCACTTTCGCCCATTCACGATCAATCTTCAGATGagatggaagaggaagaagaaggggaagaggagaagaattCGTTAGAAACTGTACAGAGCGATataatcgaagaagaagccgtAGCAGTCGATGTACCTTTGGAGAGCAGTAGGAATGTAACGGGTGAAAGCGACGCAGGTACGATCGTCGCAATCGAAAGTCCTCCAGAGGCACCGGTTGCGCGAGAAGAAACACTCGAATCCATGAGTCCTGCTTCACCGGATCCGCTTCCTGCCGAAGACGTCGAGATGTCTGTCCAAGTAGAAGTCGCTGAGACAGTAAAACCAACGTCAATCGTTTCTCCCGAGGAAGGCTTGCTTTCTCCAGaatcaccgccgccaccatgcTCAGTGGACCAAAAGTTAGTGGAATTACACATAGAGACCCAGTCGCCAGCATCGCCCGATCCCGAGCCAACGGATTCCCCCCAGTCTCCTATCCCTCTGGACGTACCTCTCGAGTCACCGCTTTCGCCACCGATTTCCTCTACCTCATCGGCTGACACCGAACCACCGGCTCCCCTGGTTATACCTCTCAAGCACGAGGCCAGCCAATTGCTGGGCAAACAATTTGGCAAACATGGCACAGGACCCCTCTTCCGTGCGATCGGCGAGTACAGTAGAGAATGCCGGCACGAGGTCATCCGACGAATGGCCGGAGAGTTGCAGCCCGAAGCCAAGAGTGCCAAGGAGGCGATCGGTGAAGCGTTGCAACGGTACATGGAGTCTTCCGATTGGACGGAGGATACCGTCCGCGAGACAAGCAAAGTGGTGCTTGAGCGATGCCAAGATGCCACGTTGATCGCGCAATCGATACTCGATCTTATCGTCTCCCGTGGAGACATCATCACGAACATGAACTTCactccaccagcgccaccgcttCCGGCGACACAGCaaaagctggtgctgctggtacgttGGATCGGCCGGGAACTGCGCACGCTCGATCGTGTCATTCTGCAGGATCTTAATCGTCGTGTGTTCACGTTCAAAGCGGAATCCGTACATTTGGCCGGGCTGCTTGCACTGACCTACATGTACGTTGCGCTCGAGGACAGCCGACCGGTGGAGCGGCGCAGGATCAATACGGCCCGGTTGTACATTTTCAAGTGCCTGTACTACTTCGGATTCAAGTGCATCCCTCTGATACACGCGGTACTGCGAGCGTTTCCGCTTGCGCTGCCCCGGATGGGAAGCGCCAACTTCGACAACAGTGACACCCTCGTCAACACGATCCGGACGGTGCTGATGAACATGAAGTACGGCGATGAAACGAAAACCAAGGGTGGTACGTCGGCCTTCTACCGGAAGCGGGATCTGTTCAATCTGCTCAGCACACACTACGGTTACCAGCGGGGTAGCCCATCGTACGACGAGCTACTGGTGAACCTGATGGACAAACTGCGGGCCAACCGGCTGCGCAACGTATCCTACTCGTTGATCCTAGTCGCCAAGCGGAACGGGTTCGAGTGGGCCCGTAAGCACATCATCCAGAATCGGCTTTATCCGCTGCTGAACGAGTACTTGCGGCAGTTTGAGCAGAGCTGTAGGGTGGTAGCAGAGACGTCGTCGGCCGCCAGCTCGTCGATGATGGCCGCTGGGCTCGATGATCGGATAGTGGCCTGTATCTTCGCCGTATCGTCCATCCTCAAAACGCAACCGTCGGACGAGGACGTGACGGGAATGATGCAAATCTTTACCACCATCGTGCAGCTGGCGCACCGGCATCCGATGATACAGGAGGCAGCGATCGCGGGACTGATGCGGTTTTCCCGCTTTGGCCATGTGGGCATCTACGAGCGGTTAAGCATGTGGTATCCTACGCACCAGATCAGCGATCGGCTCAAACttatgctgatgacgatggtgcacCGAAAGGATTACATCTTCTGGAAAATGCTCGCCAAGAAACGTATCGTGTGA
- the LOC126578315 gene encoding cytochrome b5, whose protein sequence is MSKEVKTYSLAQVKEHNTNKSSWIVIHNDIYDVTEFLNEHPGGEEVLLEQAGKEATEAFEDVGHSSDAREMMKKFKVGELIESERKQIPVKKEPDWKNEQQDDNQLKQWIVPLILGLLATVLYRFYFTQ, encoded by the exons ATGTCGAAGGAAGTGAAAACGTATTCGCTGGCGCAAGTGAAGGAACACAACACGAATAAATCCAGCTGGATTGTCATCCACAACGATATCTACGACGTCACAGAGTTCCTGAACGAG CACCCTGGAGGCGAGGAGGTGTTGCTGGAACAGGCTGGCAAGGAAGCGACGGAAGCGTTCGAGGATGTGGGCCACAGTAGCGATGCGCGGGAGATGATGAAGAAGTTTAAAGTGGGCGAGCTGATCGAGTCGGAACGGAAGCAGATTCCGGTGAAGAAGGAACCGGACTGGAAGAATGAGCAGCAAGATGACAA TCAATTGAAACAGTGGATCGTGCCTCTTATTCTGGGCCTCCTAGCCACCGTACTTTACCGATTCTACTTTACCCAGTAA